The following proteins come from a genomic window of Kwoniella shandongensis chromosome 7, complete sequence:
- a CDS encoding E3 ubiquitin-protein ligase BRE1 → MNADLKRVRENAIDDQSTGSPSPAKRRILAGNASPSVDSSDGDGMEDWMKVVETKRKEAIYRQMLEYRRASEREAKRANDLEAQRRVLEASFHAVEICWTQVVSAIRDMAGRHDVKLRESEVLEPVLDPQLGRPELEKALQSRLPSTKQLVSCFVDLAARNGHKSASMEEVQTRCLKLEAESGALRSNTKLLQSQISALTESRDSAQRELQHAQKALDRERMEHDKAQQEWKEERARGRDNGTPGAPGSHRGANGSGHATPNGKVEEDAKPFSNGGAGPSAAGVLQDTSELESLAESRLQQLQALRTEQVHLQQEVDRLKLLADHPSETALRASPFFQVYLNQLSSQINRANVLQARFETTEKKLDELRDSNGDFREAVLAEAKAETDALRQQMMKKDSDLARLRGQRDEMNAELFERRAREADKLKFAEQVEALAKARQDRITFLSSEVRRLKGKLAAQHGAEGYLSFLKDTGIDGDYVKNLEEKVTSAQDQITALTSQLQRVSSDPAAAEEESKARTELESVRRTLAKYEKVLGPNPDAAEDVRQLATRLEEKETERASLELKLSEAEASTNALYSEVEGLSKLWEGLDQTIHSKAFELKDGELRISRLTTEKAKADNKYFAAMRSKEAVDAECKSAQRSVEKQLKLLERAQEVETHLRTQIASTEKGLTSLKNSALELQTTLASTMAEKTQIELRLQHSQSTLAEAQQIMHQRVAEATAEKEARAKLQDEAEASTRTIKKLKERQEAMAAVSSTNMSAGEWQMKEERDKLLKLLRCSCCEQNFKQQVIVKCMHTFCKSCLEQRIASRQRKCPACGLSFAKEDVQTLYWQ, encoded by the exons ATGAACGCAGACCTGAAAAGGGTTCGCGAAAATGCAATTGACGACCAATCCACTGGTTCACCTTCTCCGGCAAAACGTAGAATCTTAGCTGGCAATGCATCCCCTTCTGTAGATAGTTCAGATGGGGACGGTATGGAAGACTGGATGAAAGtggtagag ACCAAGCGCAAGGAAGCAATCTACCGACAGATGCTCGAGTACCGTCGTGCTTCAGAACGAGAAGCGAAACGAGCAAACGACCTCGAAGCACAACGGCGCGTGCTCGAAGCAAGTTTTCATGCTGTCGAAATATGCTGGACCCAA GTGGTCTCTGCAATCAGAGATATGGCTGGTCGACATGATGTTAAATTAAGAGAATCCGAGGTGTTAGAGC CTGTCCTTGATCCACAACTGGGCCGCCCCGAACTCGAAAAGGCATTGCAAAGCCGTTTACCCTCCACGAAACAACTGGTCAGCTGTTTTGTTGACTTGGCAGCTCGCAACGGTCACAAATCAGCCTCGATGGAAGAAGTACAAACCCGATGTCTGAAGCTCGAAGCTGAATCTGGCGCACTCCGATCGAACACGAAACTATTACAATCGCAAATATCAGCTCTGACCGAATCTCGAGATAGTGCTCAACGGGAACTTCAACATGCCCAAAAAGCTCTGGATCGAGAGCGAATGGAACACGACAAAGCTCAACAggaatggaaggaggaaagagcgagaggaagagataaTGGTACGCCTGGTGCGCCTGGATCACATCGCGGCGCCAATGGGTCTGGTCACGCTACTCCGAATggcaaggtggaagaagacgcCAAACCTTTCAGTAATGGCGGTGCGGGTCCCTCAGCAGCCGGAGTTCTGCAAGATACATCCGAGCTTGAAAGTCTGGCTGAGTCACGTCTTCAACAATTGCAAGCATTGAGAACCGAGCAAGTACACTTGCAGCAGGAGGTCGACCGTTTGAAGCTTTTG GCCGATCACCCGTCGGAGACTGCCCTTCGAGCTTCACCTTTCTTTCAAGTTTACCTCAACCAACTGTCCAGCCAAATCAACCGAGCGAACGTCTTGCAAGCCCGATTCGAGACGACTGAGAAGAAATTGGATGAATTGCGGGATTCAAATGGCGACTTCCGAGAAGCTGTTCTGGCAGAAGCGAAGGCGGAGACAGATGCCCTTCGACAACaaatgatgaagaaggattcCGACCTTGCGAGATTACGAGGacagagagatgagatgaacgCAGAGCTGTTTGAGCGACGAGCTCGGGAAGCGGACAAATTGAAGTTCGCCGAACAAGTCGAAGCTCTCGCAAAGGCTAGACAGGATCGAATTACGTTCCTCTCGTCTGAAGTTAGGAGGCTCAAGGGTAAACTGGCGGCGCAACATGGTGCTGAGGGTTACCTGTCTTTCTTGAAAGACACCGGAATTGATGGAGATTATGTCAAGAatttggaagagaaggtcacAAGTGCTCAAGATCAGATCACCGCTCTCACTTCGCAACTTCAACGTGTTTCGTCGGATCCAGCAGCTGCTGAGGAGGAGTCGAAGGCTAGGACCGAGTTAGAATCAGTGCGAAGAACTTTGGCGAAATACGAGAAAGTATTGGGGCCCAACCCGGATGCTGCGGAGGATGTTCGCCAGCTGGCGACGAGAttagaggagaaggaaacaGAAAGAGCGAGTTTAGAGTTGAAGTTGTCGGAGGCTGAGGCT TCGACCAATGCGTTGTATAGCGAAGTCGAAGGCCTTTCAAAGCTCTGGGAGGGTCTCGATCAGACTATCCACAGCAAGGCGTTTGAGCTGAAGGACGGGGAGCTGCGAATTTCTCGCTTGACAACAGAG AAAGCAAAAGCCGACAACAAGTATTTTGCGGCGATGCGATCGAAGGAAGCCGTTGATGCCGAGTGCAAGTCTGCCCAGAGGAGTGTAGAGAAACAGCTCAAATTGCTTGAACGGGCTCAGGAGGTCGAGACGCACTTACGGACCCAGATC GCGTCCACCGAGAAGGGGTTGACATCTCTCAAGAACTCTGCGCTAGAGCTTCAGACGACTTTAGCATCCACCATGGCTGAGAAGACTCAAATTGAATTGCGTTTGCAACACAGCCAAAGTACTTTAGCTGAG GCCCAACAAATCATGCACCAACGAGTTGCGGAAGCTACAGCAGAGAAAGAAGCTCGAGCGAAACTGCAAGACGAGGCGGAAGcttcgacgaggacgatcaagAAGCTCAAAGAGCGACAAGAGGCAATGGCGGCTGTCAGCAGCACGAATATGTCAGCTGGGGAATggcagatgaaggaggaaagggacaAGCTCTTG AAACTCCTCCGATGTTCGTGCTGTGAACAGAACTTCAAGCAACAAGTTATCGTCAAGTGCATGCATA CTTTCTGCAAGTCATGCCTGGAACAACGTATCGCTTCGAGACAGAGGAAATGTCCGGCATGTGGATTGTCTTTCGCCAAGGAAGACGTCCAAACGCTTTACTGGCAATAG
- a CDS encoding T-complex protein 1, zeta subunit — MSSIELINPRAESIRRTQALQVNTAGAVGLANVVKSNLGPRGTIKMLVDGSGQIKMTKDGKVLLSEMQIQNPTAAMIARTAVAQDEQVGDGTTSVVLLVGELLKQADRYIQEGVHPRVIGEGFDMAKKEALSFLDSFKQFPKLDRADLIAVAHTSLSTKLHAKLATKLSADVVDAVLAIQPIETIEEGAHKEPIDLHMIEVMKMQHRTDTDTQLIKGLVMDHGARHPDMPKRVENAFILTLNVSLEYEKTEVNSGFFYSSAEQREKLVESERRFVDSKLRKIVEFKNVVCDQAVGSGEKQKNFVVINQKGIDPMSLDVLAKNGIFALRRAKRRNMERLQFACGGIAQNSVEDLTPDVLGWAGLVYEHTLGEEKYTFVEDVKEPKSVTMLIKGPNAHTMTQIQDALRDGFRSVKNGIEDHCLIPGAGAFEVACSSHLQTALKQTAKGRTKLGVLAFAEAMLIIPKTLAANGGFDVQDSIVSLQQEAEETDDPVGLDLKSGEPMNPITEGIWDNYRVKRQMLHGAATIAVNLLNVDEVLRAGRSSLKPEGGPGP, encoded by the exons ATGTCCAGTATCGAGCTCATCAACCCCCGAGCGGAGAGTATTAGACGTACTCAGGCATTGCAAGTGAACACG GCCGGAGCTGTGGGTCTTGCAAATGTCGTCAAGTCAAACTTGG GCCCAAGAGGTACCATCAAAATGCTGGTGGATGGATCCGGTCAGATCAAAATGACTAAG GATGGTAAAGTCCTCCTTTCTGAAATGCAGATTCAG AACCCTACAGCCGCTATGATCGCCAGAACAGCCGTTGCTCAAGACGAACAAGTCGGAGATGGAACGACATCCGTCGTCTTGCTCGTTGGAGAATTGTTAAAGCAGGCGGACAGGTATATCCAGGAAGGTGTTCACCCTCGAGTCATTGGAGAAGGTTTCGACatggccaagaaggaggcaCTTTCC TTCCTCGACTCTTTCAAGCAATTCCCTAAACTCGACCGAGCCGACCTCATTGCCGTCGCCcacacttccctctccacaaAACTGCACGCTAAGCTCGCCACCAAACTCTCTGCCGATGTCGTCGATGCCGTTCTCGCTATCCAACCTATTGAGACGATCGAAGAGGGAGCTCACAAAGAGCCTATCGACTTGCACATGATtgaagtgatgaagatgcagCACAGGACGGATACGGATACCCAGTTGATCAAGGGTTTGGTGATGGATCACGGTGCTAGACATCCGGATATGCCAAAGAGGGTGGAGAACGCTTTCATCCTCACCTTGAACGTTTCACTCGAATACGAGAAGAC CGAGGTCAACTCTGGTTTCTTCTACTCTTCCGCTGAACAGAGGGAAAAGCTCGTCGAGTCCGAAAGACGTTTCGTCGACTCTAAACTCAGGAAGATTGTCGAGTTTAAGAACGTAGTGTGTGATCAGGCAGTCGGTTCaggagagaagcagaagaacTTTGTGGTCATCAACCAGAAGGGTATCGACCCGATGAGTTTGGACGtcttggcgaagaacggtATCTTCGCTTTGAGAAGAGCCAAGAGGAGAAACATggagcg ATTGCAATTCGCTTGTGGAGGTATCGCCCAAAACTCGGTAGAGGATCTCACTCCCGACGTACTTGGTTGGGCTGGATTGGTGTACGAGCACACtctcggagaggagaagtaCACTTTCGttgaggatgtcaaggagCCCAAGTCGGTCACGATGTTGATCAAAG GACCTAACGCACACACCATGACTCAAATCCAAGACGCCCTTCGAGACGGTTTCCGATCTGTCAAGAACGGTATCGAAGACCATTGTCTTATCCCCGGAGCTGGAGCTTTCGAAGTTGCCtgttcatctcatctccaaaCGGCCCTTAAACAAACTGCAAAGGGACGAACAAAGCTCGGTGTCTTAGCTTTCGCCGAAGCGATGTTGATCATCCCGAAAACACTTGCTGCGAACGGAGGTTTCGATGTTCAAGATTCGATCGTCTCTTTACAACAGGAGGCCGAGGAGACGGATGATCCAGTTGGATTGGATTTGAAATCTGGTGAACCTATGAACCCGATCACGGAAGGTATTTGGGATAACTATAGAGTCAAGAGACAAATGTTACATGGCGCAGCTACTATCGCTGTCAACTTGTTGAATGTCGACGAAGTCTTGAGAGCGGGTAGATCATC GTTGAAACCTGAAGGTGGTCCAGGACCATAG